From the genome of Cryptococcus neoformans var. neoformans B-3501A chromosome 1, whole genome shotgun sequence, one region includes:
- a CDS encoding hypothetical protein (Match to ESTs gb|CF191347.1|CF191347, gb|CF190266.1|CF190266, gb|CF189286.1|CF189286), with product MGIFTHSAEDDVLVSASFPETNAFGNVVNGEDNNILIHLINSGSKNYTLVSASASYHDPANHWALVKNATTLKYGVPLVSGANFSAPYHVYSEFRPQELGLTVTVNLAETGTKDLHYITAMNRTVSIVEAPGSWLDFQLIFLYLILGTALTLGGWWAYDSYFAPKSKVKGKKKSGPGPKKVQAVVPGKESVYPEVKPYEEEWIPEQLLKSKQNKLKKRNVDGASSAGEITSGGETSGAEGKGKKRKGKKA from the exons ATGG GCATCTTTACTCACTCTGCAGAGGATGACGTCCTTGTCTCTGCCTCTTTCCCTGAAACTAATGCATTCGGCA ATGTCGTCAATGGAGAGGATAACAACATTCTGATCCACTTGATTAACTCCGGCTCCAAAAACTACACCCTCGTGTCTGCTTCTGCCAGTTACCATGATCCTGCCAACCATTGGGCTCTG GTCAAGAATGCGACCACCCTGAAGTATGGCGTCCCTCTTGTTAGTGGCGCTAACTTCTCCGCCCCCTACCACGTGTACTCTGA ATTCCGTCCCCAGGAGCTTGGTCTCACCGTCACGGTCAATCTTGCCGAGACTGGCACGAAGGATTTACATTATATTACTGCTATGAACCGGACAGTTTCTATCGTTGAAGCCCCTGGTTCGTGGCTCGATTTCcaactcatcttcctttATCTTATCCTTGGTACCGCTCTTACCCTTGGCGGGTGGTGGGCATACGACTCCTACTTCGCACCCAAGAGCAAGGTTaaggggaaaaagaagtcCGGTCCTGGACCTAAGAAAGTCCAGGCTGTTGTGCCCGGGAAGGAGAGTGTGTATCCAGAAGTCAAGCCATATGAGGAGGAGTGGATCCCGGAACAGCTTCTGAAGAGCAAGCAGAAcaagctgaagaagagaaacgTAGACGGAGCCAGCTCGGCTGGGGAGATAACTAGCGGCGGTGAGACAAGTGGAGCAGAGGGtaaagggaagaagaggaaaggtaAGAAGGCGTAG
- a CDS encoding hypothetical protein (Match to ESTs gb|CF190395.1|CF190395, gb|CF192194.1|CF192194, gb|CF188723.1|CF188723; Similar to gi|46101853|gb|EAK87086.1| hypothetical protein UM06182.1 [Ustilago maydis 521], FASTA scores: opt: 489, E(): 7.9e-26, (38.376% identity (65.314% similar) in 271 aa overlap (9-265:8-272)); HMMPfam hit to MAM33, Mitochondrial glycoprotein, score: 114.1, E(): 3.2e-31), producing MSLPLRAARPLLRASTLTAARRISVASAIRPLSRADCGECGCVSSRAFSTTPLRRGSGETDGTLISALAAEHKYELESAAAQPEVPAFIESFKAQGVWNIEDTAGSDDIVLTRKFGNETIKLTFQVSDLDATAFDPEYPAAEEDSEGPASGPASITCSLVITKSAAPGALMVDLETCDEGFEITNVAVYDKALADAKGAEGDWERRSRYMGPQFDHLDETVQEAFGSYLAERGVDESLADFVLSYCEHKEQKDYVSWIDQVRGFVEQ from the exons ATGTCTCTGCCTCTTCGTGCCGCtcgacctcttcttcgagcTTCGACTCTCACAGCAGCGCGTCGTATTTCCGTCGCTTCTGCCATTCGACCGCTTTCCCGTGCGGACTGTGGAGAATGTGGATGTGTTAGTAGCCGAGCTTTCAGCACCACTCCCCTTCGACGTGGTAGCGGCGAAA CCGACGGTACTCTGATTTCTGCCCTTGCTGCTGAGCACAAATATGAGTTGGAATCGGCTGCCGCCCAACCTGAAGTCCCTGCTTTCATTGAAAGCTTCAAGGCTCAAGGCGTCTGGAATATTGAAGACACTGCGGGCTCTGATGACATTGTCTTGACTCGAAAGTTCGGTAATGAAAC TATTAAGCTCACTTTTCAGGTATCTGACCTCGATGCTACTGCATTTGACCCAGAGTACCCCGCTGCCGAAGAAGACTCTGAAGGCCCTGCGTCTGGCCCTGCATCTATCACTTGTTCTTTGGTTATCACCAAGTCTGCTGCTCCGGGGGCCTTGATGGTCGACCTCGAAACTTGTGACGAGGGTTTTGAAATCACAAATGTCGCCGTTTATGACAAGGCCTTGGCGGATGCGAAGGGCGCCGAAGGTGactgggaaagaagatccAGGTATATGGGTCCTC AATTCGACCACCTCGACGAGACTGTTCAAGAGGCATTCGGCTCTTATCTCGCTGAGCGCGGCGTGGACGAGTCCCTTG CCGATTTTGTCCTCTCTTACTGCGAGCACAAAGAGCAAAAG GACTACGTCTCATGGATCGACCAGGTTCGAGGTTTTGTTGAACAGTAA
- a CDS encoding hypothetical protein (Match to ESTs gb|CF194731.1|CF194731, gb|CF194730.1|CF194730; Similar to gi|46128391|ref|XP_388749.1| hypothetical protein FG08573.1 [Gibberella zeae PH-1], FASTA scores: opt: 668, E(): 8.5e-35, (72.857% identity (93.571% similar) in 140 aa overlap (16-155:17-156)); HMMPfam hit to ATP-synt_C, ATP synthase subunit C, score: 100.7, E(): 3.6e-27), producing the protein MPPMGSILRLTDNSFAGVTSAIVFSTVGAAYGTSKAGIGIAGLGTFRPDLIMKSLIPVVMSGIIAVYGLVVSVLIAGNISPSEPYSLFAGFVHLAAGLACGFTGLAAGYAIGIVGDACVRAYLYESKVFVSMVLILIFAEVIGLYGLIVALILNTAVGEAVCGAN; encoded by the exons ATGCCCCCCATGGGCTCCATTCTTCGG CTCACAGACAACAGCTTCGCAGGCGTCACAAGCGCA ATAGTGTTTTCTACAGTTGGAGCAGCTTACGGGACTTCTAAAGCTGGCATAGGGATCGCGGGCTTGGGTACTTTTAG GCCCGACCTTATCATGAAG TCTTTAATTCCTGTCGTT ATGTCCGGTA TTATCGCGGTATATGGTCTCGTTGTGTCAGTACTCATTGCCGGTAACA TCTCGCCTTCCGAGCCTTACTCTTTGTTCGCGGGGTTCGTCCATCTTGCTGCTGGATTGG CTTGTGGTTTCACTGGGCTAGCGGCAGGGTACGCTATAGGGATTGTCGGGGATGCT TGTGTGCGCGCATACCTTTATGAGTCAAAGGTGTTTGTTTCAATGGTTCTTATACTTATCTTTGCCGAAGTTATC GGTCTTTATGGTCTTATTGTAGCTTTGATCCTCAACACAGCGGTCGGAGAAGCGGTCTGTGGTGCTAACTGA
- a CDS encoding hypothetical protein (Similar to gi|46095981|gb|EAK81214.1| hypothetical protein UM00565.1 [Ustilago maydis 521], FASTA scores: opt: 2823, E(): 5.1e-177, (75.844% identity (90.053% similar) in 563 aa overlap (1-560:1-560)); HMMPfam hit to Cpn60_TCP1, TCP-1/cpn60 chaperonin family, score: 545.8, E(): 3.5e-161) yields the protein MQGRLPQMQPTVVLLREGTDTSQGTPQLLSNISACLAVAQTIATTLGPRGMDKLIVDDRGLATISNDGATILKLLDVVHPAARTLVDIARAQDAEVGDGTTSVTLLAAEILKEVRPFIEEGVSPHVIIKGLREAKTLAIQKINEIAVTIDKSDPAEFRDLLMQCAATSMSSKLIHSQTPFFSNMVVDAVLSLDQNDLDESLIGIKKVPGGGMQDSKLIKGVAFKKTFSYAGFEQQPKSFKDPKVLCLNVELELKAEKDNAEVRVNEVSEYQAIVDAEWSIIFRKLEAIVATGAKVVLSKLPIGDLATQYFADRDIFCAGRVADGDLKRVVQAVGGSIQSTCSDIEPHHLGQCGSFEEKQIGGERFNLFEGCPQAKTCTLILRGGAEQFIAEVERSLHDSIMIVKRAIKNNSVVAGGGACEMETSKYLRAHSRTIMGKAQLIVGAVAKALEIIPRQICDNAGLDATDILNKLRMRHAQGETWAGIDVDGEGVQDNMKSFVWEPALVKTNALSSAIDAACLILSVDETVRNPQSEQPQAGPPMPRGAAQQAMRGRGRGMPRR from the exons ATGCAGGGAAGACTTCCTCAAATG CAACCCACGGTCGTCCTCCTGCGCG AGGGCACTGATACCTCCCAGGGTACCCCACAACTTCTCTCTAACATTTCTGCTTGCTTGGCTGTCGCCCAGACTATTGCTACAACGCTAGGACCGCGAGGAATGGACAAGCTCATCGTAGACGACAGAGGTCTGGCTACTATCTCTA ATGACGGTGCAACTATTTTGAAGCTTTTGGATGTTGTCCATCCCGCGGCGAGGACATTGGTAGACATAGCAAGAGCTCAGGATGCCGAGGTGGGAGACGGTACCACAAGTGTTACCCTACT TGCTGCGGAGATCTTGAAAGAAGTACGACCTTTCATCGAGGAAGGAGTCTCTCCTCATGTGATCATTAAAGGACTTCGAGAGGCTAAAACTTTG GCTATACAAAAGATCAACGAGATTGCTGTGACAATAGACAAATCTGACCCGGC TGAATTCCGCGACCTTCTCATGCAATGTGCGGCTACTTCTATGTCTTCCAAACTTATCCACTCCCAAActccctttttctccaaCATGGTTGTCGACGCCGTTCTTTCTCTTGATCAAAATGATCTCGACGAGTCTCTTATCGGTATCAAGAAGGTTCCTGGTGGCGGTATGCAAGATTCCAAACTCATCAAGGGTGTCGCTTTCAAAAAGACGTTTTCTTACGCTGGTTTCGAACAACAGCCCAAGAGCTTCAAGGACCCCAAAGTTCTTTGTCTGAATGTAGAGCTTGAGCTCAAAGCCGAGAAGGACAACGCCGAAGTACGAGTGAATGAAGTCTCTGAGTATCAGGCTATTGTCGATGCCGAGTGGAGCATCATTTTCCGCAAACTCGAAGCTATCGTCGCTACGGGGGCCAAGGTCGTACTCTCCAAGCTTCCTATCGGAGACTTGGCCACTCAGTACTTTGCCGACCGTGACATTTTCTGTGCCGGTCGAGTTGCGGATGGTGATCTCAAGCGTGTCGTCCAGGCCGTCGGTGGATCCATCCAGTCTACATGCTCTGATATTGAACCTCATCACTTGGGTCAATGTGGCAGTTTTGAGGAGAAACAGATTGGTGGTGAAAGGTTCAACTTGTTCGAAGGTTGCCCCCAGGCCAAGACATGTACTTTGATTTTAAGGGGCGGTGCGGAGCAATTCATTGCTGAAGTGGAAAGAAGTCTGCATGACTCTATTATGATTGTTAAGAGAGCAATCAAGAACAATTCCGTCGTggccggtggtggtgctTGCGAG ATGGAGACATCAAAATATCTTCGAGCTCATTCTCGAACCATCATGGGTAAAGCCCAGCTAATCGTGGGTGCTGTCGCCAAGGCACTGGAAATCATCCCTCGCCAAATCTGCGACAATGCCGGTCTTGATGCTACGGATATCCTCAATAAGCTTCGTATGCGCCATGCTCAAGGAGAAACTTGGGCCGGTATCGACGTCGATGGTGAGGGTGTGCAGGATAACATGAAGAGTTTTGTATGGGAACCTGCTTTGGTCAAAACAAATGCCTTGAGTAGTGCAATCGATGCGGCTTGCTTGATACTGAGTGTCGATGAGACGGTTAGAAACCCCCAGAGCGAACAGCCTCAGGCGGGGCCTCCTATGCCGAGAGGAGCTGCCCAGCAGGCAATGAGGGGCAGGGGTAGGGGTATGCCTCGAAGATAA
- a CDS encoding hypothetical protein (HMMPfam hit to Fungal_trans, Fungal specific transcription factor domain, score: 39.9, E(): 7.3e-09; HMMPfam hit to Zn_clus, Fungal Zn(2)-Cys(6) binuclear cluster domain, score: 40.9, E(): 3.6e-09): MNDPSYPTGSNLENHRRGFSSSSLDGRPTEEGVDGRNDRVRGGNEHPPALDPHSLPAQYKYHLHHYQGGPSPVATFFPQPVLQPSYNIHPMHLSGQPAGYDSSNASFPGNPQSIPYLQGRPNQSRNVLSESTPDATQFIQPVDGRSENMPSLHEASENFTISQEMIPRHAQASQSPGGPIGTRASIKNSGNESMSLNKAYGHVPHTRLPSSDRNAASITFRGPSIAYPQNVPNLSDSGLITGSRATDENQPGSQPGKLDGASSAARGDNMAPVKQQSEEPLLSWDEMSQAASRPTSSSQKDLQGKGSPDFQSKLNPHMDGGDELIESIEKNKNPDENIDHRKRKRNRTIRSCVPCHNHKRKCDRKRPCGRCIALGLTGSCVYEIDEQRNMNDPEVAESERLRRRVAELEQVVRELRQKAPSRHANVSSASATTSLHPAPTTSTASGANAASPISDNGGIKRRVIVDRFARFKMDEAQAAENVAGMGYIASEVSSQNGAQHVQNEEGLDEDYRGEPYSTHSLPDEEMVYDSGGRPVFLGSSAGKSMLRQLRELAASNEDEKLFSVPEDVAFTGVFPNLRKTFPFTTIWSHENFCVEIIGLLPNQEQSETLWNAWTNGYQAYFSPFHLPTVRSEYAKFFAKSTEDKLNTPLSSLAVFLMVCALALRCPAGSLLRATAAEILGHPDPEVAMNARSKGEVPRDLKDLTSSRLQSELYLSAAYHALRLCSFMANPTVPVLQCQLLIQVYLLASERAADAWAIGGNMIKQAIALGLHKDPLSLDPNISMRDAEVRRRLWWSIAGFDTMLAIFFDRSDDNLSDAPGSARQLLPPSNVLASETTDQTYHTAYYQLTIPSFELLEGIFHVDRQFSRSALYGWFSPPPHSSMDGGGPKRHTYRHAIRLAEDIRQWYGHLPKGMRVDKEDTAESLSESRPKKQVVQTLGLCIKAWTLIMVIHRPYLRLDPAAYLESTEFCSQSAHMVLKAFRAMADTPLSWMFWTMSYRAFQAGAVCAFLALRQPGTALAAKCVDDLRGAIALFEDRLSTWCSTHPVQNDLRQGLIQLEKLVTTQRSDIPRHAPAPSYGTNNSPTFGNSQTFSRPASESNYQLASQAHDAPTLNNPIQASNSPLPLGVDGAGMFHGPGGIPYHSESLGMSKNGEAPLYSQHPEQAGSLSTSLSGDFNGPSPLALSRFWASMFGIRMDDKKETSSPDMAWS; encoded by the exons ATGAACGATCCGAGTTATCCAACCGGCTCCAATTTGGAAAATCACCGAAGAGGATTTTCGAGCAGTAGTTTGGACGGTCGACCTACTGAAGAGGGCGTTGATGGGAGGAACGATCGTGTCAGGGGGGGGAACGAACATCCACCCGCTCTTGACCCGCATTCATTGCCTGCTCAATACAAGtatcatctccatcactATCAAGGGGGTCCTTCGCCTGTAgccaccttcttccctcaacCTGTTCTTCAACCGTCATATAATATCCATCCAATGCACCTCTCCGGCCAACCCGCAGGTTATGACAGCTCGAACGCTTCTTTCCCAGGTAATCCCCAAAGCATACCCTATCTTCAAGGACGACCGAACCAATCTCGAAATGTCTTATCTGAAAGCACTCCCGATGCGACTCAATTTATACAACCCGTTGATGGTAGATCGGAAAATATGCCATCCTTACATGAGGCATCCGAGAACTTTACAATCAGTCAGGAGATGATTCCTCGTCATGCACAAGCAAGCCAATCTCCGGGCGGGCCCATTGGTACCAGAGCTTCCATCAAAAATTCCGGTAACGAGTCTATGTCTCTCAACAAAGCCTATGGCCATGTTCCGCATACTCGATTGCCCTCTTCTGATCGAAACGCTGCCAGCATCACCTTTCGAGGGCCGAGTATCGCGTACCCTCAAAATGTTCCTAACCTATCTGATTCAGGATTAATAACTGGTTCTCGGGCGACAGACGAGAATCAACCTGGCAGTCAACCAGGGAAATTAGACGGCGCGAGCTCTGCTGCCAGAGGTGATAATATGGCGCCTGTAAAGCAACAGTCAGAAGAGCCTCTTTTGTCGTGGGACGAGATGTCTCAAGCTGCTTCGAGGCCAACATCATCGTCGCAAAAAGATCTCCAAGGCAAAGGGTCTCCGGATTTCCAATCAAAGCTGAATCCACACATGGACGGCGGGGACGAGCTCATTGAATCGATAGAGAAAAACAAGAATCCTGACGAAAACATTGATCataggaaaagaaaaaggaataGGACTATCAGGAGCTGCGTGCCTTGTCATAATCACAAAAGAAAG TGTGATCGTAAAAGGCCGTGTGGGAGATGCATCGCTCTAGGATTA ACGGGAAGTTGTGTGTATGAGATCGATGAGCAACGGAATAT GAATGATCCCGAAGTTGCCGAGTCCGAGCGCCTACGCCGGCGAGTGGCTGAACTGGAGCAGGTTGTTCGCGAACTACGTCAAAAAGCGCCCTCAAGACATGCCAACgtttcttctgcttcagCAACTACTTCTCTCCACCCAGCGCCCACGACATCAACTGCATCGGGGGCTAACGCAGCTTCCCCCATAAGCGATAATGGTGGAATAAAAAGACGAGTCATCGTGGATCGCTTTGCTCGCTTTAAGATGGACGAAGCTCAAGCTGCCGAGAATGTTGCAGGGATGGGGTACATTGCATCCGAAGTTTCTTCACAAAACGGCGCACAACATGTGCAAAACGAAGAAGGACTAGATGAGGATTACCGAGGAGAACCTTACAGCACTCATTCGCTCCCTGACGAAGAGATGGTATATGATAGCGGCGGAAGACCAGTGTTTTTGGGGTCTTCCGCAGGGAAGTCTATGTTACGTCAG CTCAGGGAACTTGCTGCAAGTAATGAAGACGAAAAGCTTTTCTCCGTGCCCGAAGACGTGGCTTTCACAGGGGTATTTCCAAATTTGAGGAAGACCTTCCCCTTCACAACTATATGGAGCCACGAAAATTTCTGTGTTGAGATCATCGGGCTCTTACCCAATCAAGAGCAGTCGGAAAC CCTGTGGAACGCTTGGACAAACGGTTATCAGGCTTATTTCAGTCCCTTTCATCT ACCTACTGTGAGATCAGAGTATGCCAAGTTCTTTGCGAAATCTACAGAGGATAAATTGAATACGCCACTTTCATCTTTGGCTGTTTTCCTCATGGTGTGCGCTTTAG CTCTGAGATGTCCCGCAGGCTCCCTTTTACGTGCTACTGCTGCCGAGATTCTCGGTCACCCGGATCCAGAAGTAGCAATGAATGCCAGAAGTAAAGGTGAAGTTCCAAGAGATCTCAAGGACTTAACTTCGAGTCGATTGCAAAGTGAACTTTACT TGTCAGCTGCTTACCATGCCCTTCGATTATGTTCATTCATGGCAAACCCCACGGTTCCTGTGTTGCAGTGTCAG CTTCTCATACAGGTCTATCT GCTCGCCAGCGAAAGGGCGGCTGATGCTTGGGCTATCGGTGGGAACATGATTAAACAGGCTATCGCCCTTGGCCTTCACAAAGATCCATTAAGTTTGGATCCCAATATATCTATGAGAGATGCTGAAGTCAGAAGACGGTTATG GTGGTCGATTGCTGGGTTTGACACCATGCTAGCTATCTTCTTCG ATCGATCTGATGACAACCTCTCTGATGCACCAGGAAGTGCTCGGCAACTCCTTCCGCCGTCTAACGTGCTCGCGAGTGAAACCACGGATCAGACATACCACACTGCCTATTATCAGCTCACTATTCCTTCATTTGAGTTACTTGAGGGAATATTTCATGTGGACCGACAATTCAGCAGATCAGCATTGTATGGCTGgttctctcctccccctcaCAGCTCGATGGATGGGGGAGGGCCAAAACGCCATACATATCGACATGCGATCAGATTAGCAGAAGACATCCGACAGTGGTATGGGCATCTTCCCAAGGGAATGAGGGTCGACAAAGAAGACACCGCCGAAAGTCTATCAGAGTCGCGGCCAAAGAAACAAGTGGTCCAGACTCTAGGTCTGTGTATCAAAGCCTGGACGCTAAT TATGGTGATTCATCGTCCATATCTGCGCTTGGATCCCGCTGCGTATCTAGAGTCGACTGAGTTTTGTAGTCAATCTGCGCACATGGTTTTGAAAGCGTTTCGGGCTATGGCCGATACCCCTCTTTCTTGGATGTTTTGGACGATGTCCTACAGA GCCTTTCAAGCCGGTGCAGTCTGTGCATTTTTGGCTTTGCGGCAGCCAGGAACTGCGCTGGCTGCTAAGTGTGTC GATGATTTGCGAGGGGCAATTGCTCTTTTTGAGGACAGGCTATCCACTTGGTGCAGTACCCACCCTGTACAAAATGACTTGCGTCAAGGCCTGATTCAGCTCGAAAAATTGGTAAC CACCCAGCGCAGCGACATCCCTCGACACGCCCCTGCACCGTCATATGGGACTAATAATTCACCGACCTTCGGCAACAGCCAGACGTTCTCGAGACCAGCATCAGAGTCTAATTATCAATTGGCTAGCCAAGCTCATGATGCGCCGACCCTTAACAACCCCATCCAGGCCTCAAACtctcctttgcctcttGGGGTTGACGGTGCAGGCATGTTTCATGGACCGGGAGGGATACCCTATCATTCAGAGAGTTTAGGAATGTCAAAGAATGGAGAGGCCCCATTGTATTCGCAACACCCTGAACAAGCTGGATCACTTTCAACATCTCTTTCAGGAGATTTTAATGGACCAAGTCCTCTGGCGCTCTCCAGA TTTTGGGCGTCAATGTTTGGTATTAGAATGGATGATAAAAAGGAAACCTCGTCCCCCGATATGGCTTGGTCATAG